In Plasmodium chabaudi chabaudi strain AS genome assembly, chromosome: 9, the following proteins share a genomic window:
- a CDS encoding calcium-dependent protein kinase 6, putative, with amino-acid sequence MVLELLKNNYERNDAHYYNEKVENNTSKNKKNKKKKPILVEESEKDYKNLDSENNEEAHNTYERIKTKPNNIYEEKNDFSFQNLDKKGLREKINMRESYRNSKEIIQYGTNENDIFTEDMFENDNFDDDSFVEDDTMDYKTYNSYTKPEFNLFGRYSSENIKKNIMSNKKHGKIEDFYKKYKNNNEYSKQANEHDTNIIQFLNNNKKSVDYGKMKDINSKKNDSHNYSDSNKYKNEFFKNYNYDNKYTNNYARDNNRDSNSNYYADGNETKDNNEEDDDTDDTYDDNEEDDDSRDDNDDYCQYNRCEVESDTNQIRSNEKRYNESIKHINESNLKLNKEPLLKRETYTKKDNIFYIKKDITPYKKEHSSNTFSLYNNSKNSNEHNNYETKFMNYKQDAEKEDEKCLKNIKKERNDEFLKKYMYENALKKTYSSKDLQFNRLDDEKNILHHDINVDNKLFRLDKYERSNTQDISNKPNKYNMIGNDTTECNKIRSKDEIKNYSEYTNKYLAGNIYEKDDSYILKRKELGRNELKVADNAILNINPDDKKKKHIKTFLDKIKYRKNSEAFLKNERDKYAEIQETNKKDKVKMKFADILHTKNLSNFFHRGKNSIAKSLSPNNTNKRNISFNNEAFNLNILEKKDKNLGYKQYDIKCCPYDHENTSFHPSVREETKYYENKESRKRLDYNCDEDNYIENNIRRYPENNIDYNSINIERTINLREDIKYNELLNKPDKIDSKQFSNNFNDNKQKGIKNGDSNTIRDTNKLYCQANSSNALRNSYIKKESTGKIFDILESNSNNMRKFIDKMDYYTKKYEHNLYKNDKGIYIKENKLPDTRQALYSKKDSPMKVTDEIKDSQYENYNRIKYKLKMKQERRDEEDETDTNIDKRLIRKMIENNKLKEQNESNDELIVTPFYIKSKIDKVLKNSEIFERSARATFKQFDVKNKNFLHFSEIESLIQKLCYNLELPPVDKKILSIVYKDYDSSKNNCMNYMDFRQMYWDLLKQIKKKYYPTKNFKIKRNCIISRKKLQGYDYSSIYNYLSFKKILGCGAFGEVHLVEDNICKLYKVVKILKKKKMKNIKVNEEINVLIYLDHPNIIKIFDVYESVNCTYIVMELCEGGELMNKIKKPENFSENYIKNIMFQILCAIAYMHSNNIAHKDLKPENILFKTDGYDSLKIIDFGLAELINKSEGISKTAAGTVLYMAPEVFKKKFTIKCDIWSAGVIMYFLFTKNLPFTGSTYEEVKQNIFNNEPDYQSLKLKMSKPALHLLKLMLEKDYNKRPMAAVLLHHPWFQGYFDPIDILPSTLNNIKSYMKHSNIRNVIVNIMAHELCVINNHIKYINDIFLKIDANHNGSLSHREIYNVLSNAGVKKWDINRIIQALDVNDKGCITYTEFIAGCYRWKNIESTFLKAAFNKIDKDEDGYISKSDLVTLVHDNDVNNNDIDNFFISVCSIKKSITKDKKINKISFEDFKDYMLSTF; translated from the exons ATGGTGTTAGAgttattgaaaaataattatgaaagaAACGATGCGCACTActataatgaaaaagttgaaaataatactaGTAAGaacaagaaaaataaaaagaagaaaCCCATATTAGTAGAGGAAAGTGAAAaggattataaaaatttagatagtgaaaataatgagGAAGCGCATAATACATATGAACGAATAAAAACTAAgccaaataatatatatgaagaaAAGAATGATTTTTCGTTTCAAAATTTAGATAAAAAAGGTCTTCGAGAAAAAATCAATATGAGAGAATCATATAGGAATTCAAAAGAAATTATTCAATATGGAACAAATGAAAACGATATATTTACAGAGGACATgtttgaaaatgataattttgatGATGATAGTTTTGTTGAAGATGATACTATGGATTATAAGACATACAATTCGTATACAAAACCAGagtttaatttatttggtCGATACTCaagtgaaaatataaaaaaaaatattatgagtaataaaaaacatggTAAAATAGaagatttttataaaaaatataaaaacaacaaTGAATATTCGAAGCAAGCAAATGAACATGATACAAACATAATCcaatttttgaataataataaaaaaagcgTGGATTATGGTAAAATGAAAGACATTAattccaaaaaaaatgattcgCACAATTATTCTGATagtaataaatacaaaaatgaattttttaaaaattataattatgataacaaatatacaaataattatgcaCGTGACAATAATCGAGATAGCAACAGTAACTATTATGCAGATGGAAATGAAACAAAAGATAATAACGAGGAAGATGATGATACAGATGATACCTATGATGATAATGAAGAAGATGATGATAGCAGAGATGACAATGATGATTATTGCCAATATAATCGCTGTGAAGTGGAATCTGATACCAATCAAATACGgtcaaatgaaaaaaggTACAACGAAAGTATTAAACATATCAATGAGAGTAATTTAAAACTAAATAAGGAGCCGTTACTAAAAAGGGAAACCTATactaaaaaagataatatattttatattaaaaaggacATTACACCATACAAAAAAGAACATAGCAGTAACACATTTTCCTTATATAATAACTCGAAAAATAGTAATgaacataataattatgaaacCAAATTTATGAATTATAAACAAGATGCTGAAAAGGAAGATGAAAAATGcttaaagaatataaaaaaggagagaaatgatgaatttttaaaaaaatatatgtatgaaaATGCTTTAAAGAAAACATACTCGAGCAAAGATTTACAGTTCAATAGATtagatgatgaaaaaaatatattacatcATGATATTAATGTTGATAATAAACTTTTCAGATTAGATAAATACGAACGCAGCAATACACAAGATATAAGCAATAAACCGAATAAGTACAACATGATTGGAAATGATACAACTGAATGCAACAAAATAAGGAGTaaagatgaaataaaaaactatagcgaatatacaaataaatacttGGCaggtaatatatatgaaaaagacGATAGCTACATATTGAAAAGGAAAGAACTAGGACGTAATGAGTTAAAAGTTGCTGACAATgccattttaaatattaatccCGAcgataagaaaaaaaaacatattaaaactttcttagataaaataaaatatcgaAAGAATAGTGaagcatttttaaaaaatgagcGTGATAAATATGCAGAAATACaagaaacaaataaaaaagacaaggtcaaaatgaaatttgcagatattttacatacaaaaaatttgagtaatttttttcatcgaggaaaaaatagtattgCAAAATCTTTATCACCTAATAATACTAATAAAAGGAATATTAGTTTCAATAATGAAGCTTTTAACTTAAacattttagaaaaaaaggaTAAGAATTTGGGTTATAAACAATATGATATAAAGTGCTGCCCATATGATCATGAAAATACATCTTTTCATCCGTCAGTAAGGgaagaaacaaaatattatgaaaataaagaatccCGAAAGAGATTAGATTATAATTGTGATGAAGACAATTATATAGAGAATAATATTCGAAGATATcctgaaaataatatcgaCTATAATTCAATTAATATTGAAAGAACAATTAACCTAAGagaagatataaaatataatgaattgCTAAATAAACCAGATAAGATAGATTCTAAacaattttcaaataatttcaacgataataaacaaaaaggtataaaaaatggcgATAGTAACACAATCCGAGATACAAATAAACTTTATTGCCAAGCTAATTCATCAAACGCGCTGAGAAAcagttatataaaaaaggagTCTACcggaaaaatatttgatatattagaAAGTAATTCTAATAATATGAGGAAATTTATAGATAAAATGGattattatacaaaaaaatacgaacacaatttatataaaaacgaTAAaggtatttatataaaagaaaacaagCTTCCTGATACCAGACAAGCACTTTATAGCAAAAAGGATTCCCCTATGAAAGTAACcgatgaaataaaagacTCCCAATATGAAAACTATAAcagaataaaatataagctaaaaatgaaacaagAAAGGCGAGACGAAGAAGATGAAACAGATACAAATATAGACAAAAGATTAATCCGAAAGAtgattgaaaataataaattaaaggaacaaaatgaaagtaATGATGAACTTATAGTTACGCCATTTTATATCAAAAGCAAAATTGATAAAGTGTTAAAAAACTCAGAAATTTTCGAGAGATCAGCAAGAGCAACATTTAAACAATTTGacgttaaaaataaaaactttttgcatttttctGAGATAGAATCATTGATACAAAAGTTGTGTTATAATTTGGAGCTACCTCCCGTTGATA aaaaaatactatCTATTGTTTACAAAGATTATGACAGTagcaaaaataattgtatgAATTACATGGATTTCCGCCAAATGTATTGggatttattaaaacaaataaaaaagaaatattaccCAACTaagaattttaaaataaaaagaaattgtATTATAAGCAGAAAAAAACTACAGGGATATGATTATTCgtctatatataattatttaagttTTAAGAAAATTCTTGGATGCGGTGCTTTTGGTGAAGTGCATTTAGTTGAAGACAACATTTGTAAGCTTTATAAAgttgttaaaatattaaaaaaaaaaaagatgaaaaatattaaagtaaatgaagaaattaacgtattaatatatttagatcatccaaatataattaaaatttttgatGTGTATGAGAGTGTCAATTGCACATATATTGTTATGGAATTATGTGAAGGTGGAGAATTgatgaacaaaattaaaaaaccTGAAAATTTTagtgaaaattatataaaaaatataatgtttCAAATCTTATGTGCAATAgcatatatgcatagtaataatatagcCCATAAAGATTTAAAAccagaaaatattttatttaaaacagaCGGTTATGAtagtttaaaaataatcgaTTTTGGTTTAGCAGAATTGATTAATAAATCTGAAGGTATAAGTAAAACCGCTGCAGGAactgttttatatatggcTCCAGaagtatttaaaaaaaaatttacaattaAATGTGATATATGGTCTGCAGGAgtaattatgtattttttatttacaaaaaatttaccTTTTACCGGAAGTACATATGAAGaagtaaaacaaaatatatttaacaatGAACCCGATTACCAATCTTTAAAGCTTAAAATGTCAAAGCCAGCATTACATTTATTGAAACTCATGCTCGAGAAGGATTATAACAAAAGGCCCATGGCTGCAGTG cTCTTACACCATCCATGGTTTCAAGGTTATTTTGATCCTATAGATATTTTACCAAGCACCctcaataatataaaatcgtATATGAAGCACTCGAATATAAGAAATGTCATAGTTAATATAATGGCTCATGAATTAtgtgtaataaataatcatataaaatatataaatgacatttttttaaaaatagatGCGAATCATAATGGCTCACTAAGTCAtagagaaatatataatgttttGTCAAATGCTGGagtaaaaaaatgggaTATTAACAGAATTATTCAAGCCTTGGATGTAAATGACAAAGGATGCATAACATATACAG AATTTATTGCCGGCTGCTATCGATGGAAAAACATAGAATCCACATTTCTAAAGGCAGCATTCAATAAGATAGACAAG GACGAAGATGGCTATATTAGTAAAAGTGACCTTGTCACATTAGTTCATGACAATgatgttaataataatgatatagataattttttcatttctgtGTGcagtattaaaaaaagcatAACTAAGGACAAGAAGATAAATAaa aTAAGTTTTGAAGATTTTAAGGATTACATGCTGAGCACATTTTGA